Proteins co-encoded in one Candidatus Thiodictyon syntrophicum genomic window:
- a CDS encoding type II toxin-antitoxin system Phd/YefM family antitoxin — protein sequence MTLTVNVHEAKTHLSKLLEQAHAGQESILAKAGKPYARLMPLAPTPARRQPGRLAGQGSVEFTRSPLSL from the coding sequence ATGACGCTAACCGTCAACGTCCACGAGGCCAAGACCCACCTATCCAAGCTCCTGGAGCAGGCCCATGCCGGTCAGGAGAGCATCCTGGCCAAGGCCGGCAAGCCCTACGCACGCCTGATGCCCTTGGCGCCCACACCCGCCCGGCGTCAACCGGGGCGCCTCGCGGGCCAGGGCTCCGTCGAGTTCACCCGTAGCCCCTTGAGCTTGTGA
- the nifA gene encoding nif-specific transcriptional activator NifA, whose translation MNRDPLVPVTATEAARLDLLETQLAALYEVSTVLSRSLDLRQTLREVLRVLHERGRLCYGLVSLLDEESGELLISALYNKEDADPFEPVSYRPGEGVIGRILEKNQPWILPRVGDEPRFLDRLNLYQSDLPFIGVPIRIGEGAAVGVFAAQPPVADGLLEERARFLEMVANLIGQAIRLARGVEAEQAALREERDKLRREVKGVHGFDSIIGRTQPMRLVFDQVRQVAKWTTTVLIRGESGTGKELIASAIHYNSPRARAPFIKLNCAALPDNLLESELFGHEKGAFTGAVAMRKGRFEQADGGTLFLDEIGEISPAFQAKLLRVLQEGEFERVGGGRTLKVDVRIIAATNRDLEAEVRASEFREDLYYRLNVMPIRMPALRERIEDIPDLARFLVTKVARMQGRELSITDSALRILMRHDWPGNVRELENCMERAAVMSADGTIDRGVIELTGLDVSTWDGRPAGATLGTAPGSGADPGPESSADSGPKVDLDDPDLDERERVIAALEEAGWVQAKAARLLNMTPRQIAYRIQTLNIKVRQF comes from the coding sequence ATGAATCGCGACCCCCTGGTACCGGTCACCGCCACGGAGGCGGCGCGGCTGGATCTGCTGGAGACCCAGTTGGCCGCACTCTACGAGGTCAGCACCGTGCTCAGCCGCTCGCTTGATCTGCGCCAGACGCTGCGCGAGGTCCTGCGGGTGCTGCACGAGCGCGGCCGGCTCTGTTACGGACTGGTCAGCCTGCTCGATGAGGAGAGCGGCGAGCTGCTGATCAGCGCCCTCTACAACAAAGAGGATGCCGACCCCTTCGAGCCGGTCAGCTACCGCCCCGGCGAGGGCGTGATCGGGCGCATCCTGGAGAAAAACCAGCCCTGGATTCTGCCCCGGGTAGGGGACGAGCCGCGCTTCCTGGACCGCCTGAACCTCTACCAATCGGACCTGCCCTTCATCGGCGTGCCCATCCGCATCGGCGAGGGCGCCGCGGTCGGCGTCTTCGCCGCCCAGCCGCCGGTGGCCGACGGCCTGCTGGAGGAGCGCGCCCGCTTCCTGGAGATGGTCGCCAACCTCATCGGCCAGGCCATCCGCCTGGCGCGCGGGGTGGAGGCCGAACAGGCGGCCCTGCGCGAGGAGCGCGACAAGCTGCGCCGCGAGGTCAAGGGCGTCCACGGCTTCGACAGCATCATCGGGCGCACCCAGCCGATGCGCCTGGTCTTCGACCAGGTCCGCCAGGTCGCCAAGTGGACCACCACCGTGCTCATTCGCGGCGAGTCCGGCACCGGCAAGGAACTGATCGCCAGCGCCATCCACTACAACTCACCGCGCGCCCGCGCCCCCTTCATCAAGCTCAACTGCGCCGCGCTCCCGGACAACCTGCTGGAGTCCGAACTCTTCGGGCACGAAAAGGGCGCCTTCACCGGCGCCGTGGCCATGCGCAAGGGCCGCTTCGAGCAGGCCGACGGCGGCACCCTGTTCTTAGACGAGATCGGCGAGATCAGCCCCGCCTTCCAGGCCAAGCTCCTGCGCGTACTCCAGGAGGGCGAGTTCGAGCGGGTCGGCGGCGGCCGGACGCTGAAGGTCGACGTGCGCATCATCGCCGCCACCAACCGGGATCTTGAGGCCGAGGTGCGCGCCTCCGAGTTTCGCGAGGACCTCTACTACCGGCTCAACGTCATGCCCATCCGCATGCCCGCCCTGCGCGAACGCATTGAGGACATCCCGGATCTCGCCCGCTTCCTGGTCACCAAGGTCGCGCGGATGCAGGGCCGGGAGCTCTCGATCACCGACAGTGCCCTGCGCATCCTCATGCGCCACGACTGGCCCGGCAATGTGCGGGAGCTTGAGAACTGCATGGAGCGCGCGGCCGTCATGAGCGCCGACGGCACCATCGACCGCGGCGTCATCGAACTCACCGGCCTGGATGTCAGCACCTGGGACGGGCGGCCCGCCGGCGCCACCCTGGGGACCGCGCCCGGCAGCGGTGCCGATCCAGGCCCCGAGTCCTCGGCCGACTCAGGCCCCAAGGTCGACCTGGACGACCCGGATCTCGACGAACGCGAGCGCGTCATCGCCGCCCTGGAAGAGGCCGGCTGGGTCCAGGCCAAGGCCGCGCGCCTGCTCAACATGACACCGCGGCAGATTGCCTATCGGATCCAGACGCTCAACATCAAGGTGCGCCAGTTCTGA
- the nifL gene encoding nitrogen fixation negative regulator NifL, translating to MSARPSPESPETPIQLVATALGEFLAAPPPGTPGEVVEALTLMAGNPRDPLSPRLFFEAVEQAPSAISITDARATILYANRAFEILTGFSRAEVIGQNEAILSNQATPDNVYQHLWRTIQRKQTWTGTLVNRTKQGGDYLAELIIAPVLDRNNDIKYFLGMHRDVTKLHELEGELRRQKARIETVLDAAPVVVVLLDAAGQVILANQEYQRLVGDLRGQEPAQTLSTALREQVGLDPLAECLAGRAFKDLEVSIVLPGASGPRWFSCSGTPADEVDPSARGFFGRQKPGERRMLLLANEVTARRREVDRAHLENLRARLAEQQLAHGMREALAAAIYQIQAPMNVIQAAAAMARGGNASLATLAGMLEEISRSGARALDTLKAALPEGPREPGVMVNVNDLLRQVLVLATDRLLAAGVVVDWRPAHLLPELPGHQDSLRSLFKHLIDNAIQALGESGRPHRDLLLATRLVDGAVEVAIQDNGRGIPFEDRYRVFEPFYIGWRNRRGRAGMGLAMAQEIVTEHGGSIEVDPDFQDGCRILLTLNAVPADE from the coding sequence GTGTCGGCCCGACCATCCCCGGAGTCCCCGGAAACCCCGATACAGCTCGTCGCCACCGCCCTGGGCGAGTTCCTCGCGGCCCCCCCGCCGGGGACCCCGGGGGAGGTCGTCGAGGCCCTCACCCTGATGGCGGGCAACCCGCGCGACCCGCTGTCGCCGCGCCTCTTCTTCGAGGCCGTGGAACAGGCCCCCTCGGCGATCTCCATCACCGACGCGCGCGCGACCATCCTCTACGCCAACCGCGCCTTCGAGATCCTGACCGGCTTCAGCCGCGCCGAGGTGATCGGACAGAACGAGGCGATCCTGTCCAACCAGGCGACCCCGGACAATGTCTATCAACATCTGTGGCGGACCATTCAGCGCAAGCAGACCTGGACCGGGACCCTGGTCAACCGCACCAAACAGGGCGGGGACTATCTGGCGGAACTGATCATCGCCCCGGTGCTCGATCGCAACAATGACATCAAATACTTCCTCGGGATGCACCGCGATGTCACCAAGCTGCACGAACTGGAGGGTGAACTGCGCCGCCAGAAGGCGCGCATCGAGACCGTCCTGGACGCCGCACCCGTGGTGGTGGTCCTGCTCGATGCCGCGGGCCAGGTGATCCTCGCCAATCAGGAATACCAGCGCCTCGTCGGCGACCTGCGCGGGCAGGAACCGGCGCAGACCCTGAGCACGGCGCTGCGCGAACAGGTCGGGCTGGACCCCTTGGCCGAGTGCCTGGCCGGGCGCGCCTTCAAGGACCTGGAGGTCAGCATCGTCCTGCCGGGGGCCAGCGGCCCGCGCTGGTTCTCCTGCTCCGGCACCCCGGCCGACGAGGTCGACCCCAGCGCCCGCGGCTTCTTCGGCCGGCAGAAGCCCGGCGAGCGGCGGATGCTGCTCCTCGCCAACGAGGTCACCGCCCGCCGCCGGGAGGTGGACCGGGCGCACCTGGAGAACCTGCGCGCGCGCCTGGCCGAGCAGCAGTTGGCCCACGGGATGCGCGAGGCCCTGGCCGCGGCCATCTACCAGATCCAGGCCCCCATGAACGTGATCCAGGCGGCCGCCGCCATGGCCCGCGGCGGCAATGCGAGCCTCGCCACCCTGGCCGGGATGCTGGAGGAGATCAGCCGCTCCGGGGCGCGCGCCCTGGACACCCTGAAGGCGGCCCTGCCGGAGGGGCCGCGCGAGCCCGGGGTCATGGTCAACGTCAACGACCTGCTGCGCCAGGTCCTGGTGCTTGCGACCGACCGGCTGCTGGCCGCCGGGGTCGTGGTCGACTGGCGCCCGGCGCACCTGTTGCCGGAACTGCCGGGCCACCAGGATTCACTCAGATCCCTGTTCAAGCACCTGATCGACAATGCCATCCAGGCACTCGGCGAGTCCGGCCGGCCGCATCGCGACCTGCTGCTCGCCACCCGCCTGGTGGACGGGGCGGTGGAGGTGGCGATCCAGGACAACGGCCGCGGCATCCCGTTCGAGGACCGCTACCGGGTCTTCGAGCCCTTCTATATCGGCTGGCGCAACCGCCGCGGCCGGGCCGGCATGGGGTTGGCGATGGCCCAGGAGATCGTCACCGAGCACGGCGGCAGTATCGAGGTGGACCCGGACTTCCAGGACGGCTGCCGCATCCTGCTCACCCTGAACGCCGTGCCGGCGGATGAGTGA
- a CDS encoding RnfABCDGE type electron transport complex subunit B, with the protein MLAAIGTAIGSLALLGLVLGGILGLASHYLKVEGNPLTAQALALLPGSQCGQCGYVGCGQAAEALTAGTAPPTVCPPGGRAVAEALGSLLGKTVDLAGVAEKAPTVAHVNENLCVGCTKCFKRCPTDAIMGANNMIHSVFADACIGCEKCFEVCPTECIEMRPVAPTLQTWFWPNPALATA; encoded by the coding sequence ATGCTCGCCGCCATCGGTACCGCCATCGGTAGTCTGGCCCTGCTCGGTCTGGTCTTAGGGGGCATCCTCGGCCTCGCCTCCCATTACCTGAAAGTAGAGGGCAATCCGCTGACCGCGCAGGCCCTGGCCCTGCTGCCGGGCTCCCAGTGCGGACAGTGCGGCTATGTGGGCTGCGGCCAGGCGGCCGAGGCCCTCACCGCCGGCACCGCCCCGCCCACGGTCTGCCCGCCCGGGGGACGGGCGGTCGCCGAGGCCCTGGGCAGCCTGCTGGGAAAAACGGTGGATCTCGCGGGGGTGGCGGAGAAGGCCCCGACGGTGGCCCACGTCAATGAAAACCTCTGCGTCGGCTGCACCAAGTGCTTCAAGCGCTGCCCTACGGACGCGATCATGGGGGCGAACAACATGATTCACAGCGTCTTCGCCGACGCCTGCATCGGCTGCGAGAAGTGCTTCGAGGTCTGCCCCACCGAGTGTATCGAGATGCGGCCCGTAGCGCCGACCCTCCAGACCTGGTTCTGGCCGAACCCGGCCCTGGCAACCGCTTAA
- the rsxC gene encoding electron transport complex subunit RsxC codes for MKLFKIRGGVHPQDRKQLAAGQAIEDLPLAPLLHVPLQQHIGNPATPAVRRGQRVAKGELIGQAQGPMSAPVHAPTSGRVMGIGSFPAHHASGLSVRTITLQPDGEDRWVEGLEGVPDPFALTPEEIAARVAAAGIVGMGGATFPSAVKLNLRTKYSLHTLVINGAECEPYLTCDDRLMREHAEGVLDGARIMAHALGVARIIIGIENNKPQAQDAMTQAAAPYPSVSVAHLPMRFPMGSEKHLVQAITGQETPARGLTADIGVVVHNPATAFAVHQALRLGWPLVARLVTVSGAAINRPRNLRVPLGTPVQHLIDHCGGFREEPARLVSGGPMMGSPLPGTRVPIVKGSNGVLALTAAEINAAPRSACIRCGSCVTACPCGLLPLNMAAHARAGDLEGTVRLGLMDCIGCGSCSYVCPSHIPLAQFFSYAKGEMAARGRTKQKQTETRRLIEQRTERIEAIQRAKREAMAARKRDTKAAAPATEQQSADSHAAA; via the coding sequence ATGAAACTGTTCAAGATCCGCGGCGGTGTCCACCCGCAAGACCGCAAACAACTGGCGGCCGGGCAGGCGATCGAGGACCTGCCGCTGGCACCCCTGCTGCACGTCCCGCTGCAACAGCACATCGGCAACCCGGCCACCCCGGCGGTGCGGCGCGGCCAGCGGGTCGCCAAGGGAGAACTCATCGGCCAGGCGCAGGGACCCATGTCGGCCCCGGTGCACGCCCCGACCTCGGGTCGGGTCATGGGCATCGGCAGCTTCCCGGCCCACCACGCCTCCGGCCTCTCGGTGCGCACCATCACCCTGCAACCCGACGGCGAGGACCGCTGGGTGGAGGGCCTGGAGGGCGTGCCTGACCCCTTCGCCCTGACCCCGGAGGAGATTGCCGCGCGCGTCGCGGCGGCCGGGATCGTCGGGATGGGCGGGGCGACCTTCCCCTCGGCGGTCAAGCTCAACCTGCGCACCAAGTACAGTCTCCACACGCTGGTGATCAACGGGGCCGAATGCGAGCCCTATCTCACCTGCGACGACCGGCTGATGCGCGAGCACGCCGAAGGGGTCCTGGACGGCGCCCGCATCATGGCCCATGCGCTCGGGGTCGCGCGGATCATCATCGGGATCGAGAACAACAAGCCGCAGGCGCAGGACGCCATGACCCAGGCCGCCGCGCCCTACCCGAGCGTCAGCGTCGCCCACCTGCCCATGCGCTTCCCCATGGGCTCGGAGAAGCACCTGGTGCAGGCCATCACCGGCCAGGAGACCCCGGCCCGCGGCCTGACCGCCGACATCGGCGTCGTCGTCCACAACCCGGCAACGGCCTTCGCGGTCCACCAGGCCCTGCGGCTGGGCTGGCCCCTGGTGGCGCGGTTGGTCACGGTGAGCGGCGCGGCCATCAACCGGCCGCGCAACCTGCGGGTGCCCCTGGGCACGCCGGTGCAGCACCTGATCGACCACTGCGGCGGCTTCCGCGAGGAGCCGGCGCGCCTGGTGAGCGGGGGCCCCATGATGGGTTCGCCGCTGCCGGGCACCCGGGTCCCCATCGTCAAGGGCAGCAATGGCGTCCTGGCCCTGACCGCGGCCGAGATCAACGCCGCCCCGCGCTCCGCCTGTATCCGCTGCGGGAGTTGCGTGACCGCCTGCCCCTGCGGCCTGCTGCCGCTGAACATGGCCGCCCATGCCCGCGCCGGGGACCTGGAGGGCACGGTGCGCCTGGGGCTGATGGACTGCATCGGCTGCGGCTCCTGCTCCTATGTCTGCCCCTCCCATATCCCGCTCGCGCAGTTCTTCAGCTACGCCAAGGGCGAGATGGCCGCCCGCGGGCGCACCAAGCAGAAACAGACCGAGACCCGGCGCCTGATCGAGCAGCGCACCGAGCGGATCGAGGCGATACAGCGCGCCAAGCGCGAGGCCATGGCGGCACGCAAGCGCGACACCAAGGCCGCCGCGCCGGCGACGGAGCAACAGTCGGCGGACAGCCATGCGGCGGCCTGA
- a CDS encoding RnfH family protein — protein MHVGVAYADKFKQTWLKLDVPDGSSARDAIQRSGLLAQFPEIDLARNQVGIFGRVVTLDTPLADGNRVEIYRPIIADPETVERRDRE, from the coding sequence ATGCACGTCGGCGTCGCCTATGCGGACAAATTCAAACAGACCTGGCTCAAGCTCGATGTGCCGGACGGCAGTTCGGCACGGGATGCGATACAGCGCTCCGGCCTGCTCGCCCAATTCCCGGAGATCGATCTGGCGCGCAACCAGGTTGGCATCTTCGGCCGGGTCGTGACGCTCGACACCCCGCTTGCGGACGGCAATCGGGTCGAGATCTACCGCCCCATCATCGCCGACCCGGAGACCGTCGAGCGCCGCGATCGGGAGTGA
- a CDS encoding OmpA family protein: MALFDSLIGELEQRFGLGESARAFVADTIRYIVATDHGGLRGFIDLFKEAGLGHIAASWVTKVRESLPLTGAQLEGVLGSGLIDRLASRFSLPDSTARDALAYAVPKLVNLLTPAGYIQDSMEGEVASFLERSAAGVTPAAAAVGPIVAAVSPAAAAVSPAAVVKPAAATASPAVAAVSPAAAVVSPAAVVKPAAAAVSPAAMVKPAAAAVSPTAVVKPATAAVSPAAAATRPAVVAPVAAATPAVPAPPPPSTQARESRGMPVWGWLAALAWAGLLGYWAWHGPEQAQDALAVAAVQPQALPVPRLALSNDDGKVQYAGVVADEKSRATILDGLSSVFGAANCSGELELDPRVGPASWLADLGALLPRFRLPGADLLLEGNDIKVGGWLSDTERSKLLDAIKLQFGSGFSFGFLGDKTGEAVKTGADRTRAALAALRAGYGGADLVKALNLWVINFSTDSAEVPLDSLPLVTAAAQAILGAPPTVVIEIAGHTDNSGDPARNRALSEARAVSVREALVVVGVPAGRLKARGYGSDIPVASNETPAGRFRNRRIEFKTQQ; this comes from the coding sequence ATGGCCTTGTTTGACAGTCTGATTGGTGAACTGGAACAACGCTTCGGCCTGGGCGAAAGCGCCCGCGCCTTCGTCGCGGACACAATTCGTTATATCGTCGCTACGGACCATGGGGGGCTGCGCGGGTTCATCGATCTTTTCAAGGAAGCCGGGCTCGGCCATATCGCGGCCTCCTGGGTGACCAAGGTGCGCGAGAGTCTGCCGTTGACCGGGGCCCAACTGGAGGGCGTCCTCGGTAGCGGCCTGATCGACCGCCTGGCGAGCCGGTTTTCGCTGCCGGACTCCACGGCGCGCGACGCGCTGGCCTACGCCGTACCAAAGCTCGTCAATTTGCTCACGCCCGCCGGCTACATCCAGGACTCGATGGAGGGGGAGGTCGCGTCCTTCCTCGAGCGCTCTGCCGCTGGTGTCACTCCGGCCGCGGCCGCGGTCGGCCCGATCGTCGCCGCAGTCAGTCCAGCCGCCGCCGCGGTCAGCCCGGCTGCCGTGGTTAAGCCAGCCGCTGCCACAGCCAGCCCGGCCGTCGCGGCGGTCAGTCCAGCCGCCGCCGTGGTCAGCCCGGCTGCCGTGGTCAAGCCGGCCGCCGCCGCGGTCAGCCCGGCCGCCATGGTCAAGCCAGCCGCCGCCGCGGTCAGCCCGACCGCCGTGGTCAAGCCAGCCACCGCCGCGGTCAGTCCGGCCGCTGCGGCTACTCGGCCCGCTGTCGTCGCCCCGGTCGCGGCAGCGACACCCGCGGTCCCGGCCCCCCCGCCCCCATCGACACAGGCGCGGGAATCGCGCGGGATGCCCGTCTGGGGCTGGTTGGCGGCGCTCGCCTGGGCGGGACTCCTCGGCTACTGGGCCTGGCACGGACCCGAGCAGGCGCAGGACGCGCTTGCCGTCGCCGCCGTGCAGCCCCAGGCGCTGCCGGTGCCCCGCCTGGCCCTGAGCAATGACGACGGCAAGGTCCAATACGCGGGTGTGGTGGCGGATGAGAAGTCCCGCGCTACCATCCTCGATGGACTAAGCAGTGTGTTCGGTGCGGCCAATTGCTCGGGCGAACTGGAACTGGACCCCCGGGTTGGGCCGGCGTCCTGGCTTGCCGATCTTGGTGCCCTGCTGCCGCGGTTCAGGCTGCCCGGCGCGGACCTCCTGCTCGAAGGCAACGACATCAAGGTCGGCGGTTGGCTGTCCGACACTGAGCGCTCAAAGCTGCTGGATGCCATCAAGTTGCAGTTTGGAAGCGGTTTTTCGTTCGGGTTCCTGGGGGACAAGACCGGCGAAGCCGTCAAGACGGGCGCCGATCGGACCCGGGCCGCGCTCGCGGCCCTGAGGGCGGGCTACGGTGGTGCCGATCTGGTCAAGGCGCTGAATCTCTGGGTGATCAACTTCTCGACCGACAGTGCCGAGGTCCCGCTCGATAGTCTGCCGCTCGTCACCGCTGCCGCCCAGGCCATCCTGGGCGCTCCGCCAACCGTCGTCATCGAGATTGCCGGCCACACCGACAACAGCGGCGATCCGGCCAGGAACAGGGCACTTTCGGAGGCGCGCGCCGTATCCGTGCGCGAGGCGCTGGTCGTCGTCGGGGTGCCGGCCGGGCGACTGAAGGCGAGGGGCTACGGCAGTGACATCCCGGTGGCGAGTAACGAAACCCCGGCCGGCCGGTTCCGTAACCGCCGCATCGAGTTCAAGACCCAGCAGTAA
- the kdsB gene encoding 3-deoxy-manno-octulosonate cytidylyltransferase: MNTRPSPTDPAPPPLDFKVVIPARYGSTRLPGKPLLPIAGKPMIAHVVERALASGAGEVVVATDDQRIVAACAACGVEAQLTGAHHHSGSDRVAEVIAQRGWAADTVVVNLQGDEPCMPPALIRQVALNLCGQDGVQMATLAYPIADAATLFDPHVVKVVTDAAGFALYFSRAPLPWHRDEFMGKRTHLPNSVTFLRHIGLYAYRAGFLERYVAWEPSPLELAESLEQLRVLWHGERVHVGVAAEEPGPGVDNAQDLARVTRLLGG; encoded by the coding sequence TTGAACACCCGACCATCGCCCACCGATCCGGCGCCGCCGCCATTGGACTTCAAGGTCGTGATCCCGGCCCGCTACGGCTCCACCCGGCTGCCCGGCAAGCCGCTCCTGCCCATCGCCGGCAAGCCCATGATCGCGCATGTGGTGGAGCGCGCACTGGCGAGCGGGGCCGGCGAGGTCGTGGTGGCCACGGATGACCAACGGATCGTCGCGGCCTGTGCCGCCTGCGGGGTCGAGGCGCAGTTGACCGGGGCGCACCATCACAGCGGTTCGGACCGTGTGGCCGAGGTCATCGCGCAGCGCGGCTGGGCCGCCGATACGGTGGTCGTCAACCTGCAGGGGGACGAGCCCTGTATGCCGCCCGCGCTGATCCGACAGGTGGCGCTTAACCTGTGCGGGCAGGATGGGGTGCAGATGGCCACCCTGGCCTATCCGATCGCCGACGCCGCGACCCTCTTCGACCCCCATGTGGTCAAGGTGGTGACCGATGCCGCCGGCTTCGCCCTGTACTTCTCCCGCGCCCCGCTGCCCTGGCACCGGGACGAGTTCATGGGTAAGCGAACCCATCTGCCCAACTCCGTGACCTTCCTGCGTCACATCGGGCTCTATGCCTATCGGGCGGGCTTCCTCGAGCGTTACGTCGCCTGGGAGCCTTCCCCGCTCGAACTGGCCGAATCACTGGAGCAACTGCGGGTCCTGTGGCACGGCGAGCGCGTTCATGTCGGGGTTGCGGCGGAGGAACCCGGACCTGGTGTGGACAATGCCCAGGACTTGGCGCGGGTGACGCGGCTCCTCGGCGGATGA
- the lpxK gene encoding tetraacyldisaccharide 4'-kinase → MDPTAVWYRRYHPLSLALAPLGWLYCAVALVRRHGYRRGLFAVRRLPVPVVVVGNLTVGGTGKTPLVLRLAELAVARGWRPAIITRGYGARSGPWPRVAAAADDPLLVGDEPLLLARRGVCPVVVGPDRAADGALAIRRCGCNLLLCDDGLQHYRLARDLEIAVVDGERGLGNGRCLPAGPLREPGGRLGSVDLVIHHGGNAAGYRFGLVPGDTQALRDPARRRPLSDFRGQRVTAVAGIGNPGRFFAMLRARGLLVDELPYPDHHPFSAAEAAQWPPGPVLMTEKDAVKCAAFAGPDHWVCPVAAAPDPAFVAALFARLGPAPAANDETQSPSFTQQETVSP, encoded by the coding sequence ATAGACCCCACAGCCGTCTGGTACCGTCGGTACCATCCCTTGTCCCTGGCCCTGGCGCCGCTGGGCTGGCTCTATTGCGCGGTGGCGTTGGTCCGCCGCCACGGGTACCGCCGCGGCTTGTTCGCGGTGCGGCGCCTGCCGGTGCCGGTGGTCGTGGTGGGCAACCTGACCGTGGGCGGCACCGGCAAGACCCCGCTGGTGCTGCGGCTCGCGGAGTTGGCGGTGGCGCGGGGCTGGCGGCCGGCGATCATCACCCGCGGCTACGGCGCCCGCTCGGGTCCATGGCCGCGGGTGGCCGCGGCGGCGGACGACCCCTTGCTGGTGGGGGATGAGCCGCTGCTGCTCGCCCGGCGCGGGGTCTGCCCGGTGGTGGTCGGGCCGGATCGGGCGGCGGACGGCGCCCTTGCCATCCGTCGCTGCGGGTGTAATCTGCTGCTGTGCGACGACGGTCTCCAGCACTATCGACTCGCGCGCGACCTGGAGATCGCCGTGGTCGACGGCGAACGGGGCCTGGGCAACGGCCGCTGCCTGCCCGCCGGGCCCCTGCGGGAGCCGGGCGGACGGCTGGGGAGTGTCGACCTGGTGATCCATCATGGCGGCAACGCGGCCGGGTATCGGTTCGGCTTGGTCCCCGGTGACACGCAGGCCTTGCGTGACCCGGCGCGGCGCCGCCCCTTGAGCGACTTTCGTGGGCAGCGGGTGACGGCGGTGGCCGGTATCGGCAATCCGGGGCGCTTCTTTGCGATGCTGCGCGCCCGCGGCCTGCTGGTGGATGAGCTGCCCTATCCGGACCACCACCCATTCAGCGCGGCCGAGGCGGCGCAGTGGCCGCCCGGTCCCGTGTTGATGACCGAGAAGGACGCCGTGAAGTGCGCCGCCTTCGCGGGGCCCGACCACTGGGTGTGCCCGGTGGCGGCGGCGCCCGATCCGGCCTTCGTGGCGGCGCTCTTCGCGCGGCTCGGGCCGGCGCCCGCGGCAAATGACGAAACCCAAAGTCCATCGTTCACGCAGCAGGAGACAGTCAGCCCTTGA